CGCCGCATCCGAGGCGGTCACTCGAAGGCACAGGGGGGTGTAGCCCGGGTACTTGACCGTGAGGGCCACCGCGCTGTCCGTCACCTTGTTCGAACAGGCGGTGAGCAGCAGCAGACATCCGGCAATCCATGCGTGACGCATGGACGCGGAGCCTACCTCAATCCTGGGACGGCCGCGCCGACTCGCCCGCCGGTGCGGACGCGGGCTCCTGCTTCACCGGCTGGAACGCGTAGCCGCTCACGCCCGCGGGCGGCACCACCTCCACCAGGGGATTCTCCGCGAGCAGCTCCGGCGTCAACGGCATCTGCACGAGCCCCTCCATGTCACTCACCAGGGACACGCGTCCCCGGTTCGTGCTCAGGAAGATGCGCGCGCCCGGAATGGGCCGCTCCGTCTCCGGCTCCACCACCCGCAGCCGCACCACCTCCCCCTTGCCCTGGACCGCCGCGGGCTTCATCGCGGACAGGTCAGGCGGAAGGACCTGCCGGTAGTACGGGCGCAGCGCGCAGGCCGACAGCAGACCAAGGGACACCAGGGCAACGCACAGCAGGGGACGCATCGGACGCATGGGAGACTCCAGCCAGCCAGACAGGGGCACGAGGGAGGCGCAGCATACCGGCCCACCTCCAGCCGCCAAGCCCTGTCACGCCCGCCCGCACGCCTGCCCTCCCCTGGGGCTGCCCCACCTGTCTCCTTCACCGGGATGTCGCATCTTCAACGGCAGCACCATCGGCGGAGCCTTCCGCCTCCACCCACCGGGAGAGCACGCATGTCCGAGTTCATCGATCCCCAGAATCCCAAGCCGAAGACACGCCGCGAGTTCCTCGAGGACGGCCAGTGCGAGCGGGGCCTGCTGGGAGGCCGTGAGGTCCGCACCACCGCCTCCGAGCCCCTGCCCGACATCCAGGACAGCGGCTACCACGAGGTCCTCGTGCGCGAGATGCCCACCGGGGGCCTGGCGTTCAAGAACCGGGGCTTCGTCATCAGCGCCTTCACCATGGTGTTCGTGGGCCTCATCACCTTCTGGATGCCCTTCCTCAACGGCATGCTGGGCGGCGTCTTCGGAGGCTTCTTCGCCCGGCGGTGGAAGCGCGCGTTCGCCGCGGCGGCCCTCGCGTCGGTGGCGGTGCCGGCGGCCATCGCCTTCTTCTACGGCTTCGACACGCCGGACCTGCTCTATTTCATGTATGGCCTTGGCTTCTGGCGGTGGACGGCGCTCCACGTGCTCGGCATGTTCATCGGCGCGGCGGCGGGCGTGTACTCGCGCCCCGAGGTGGACAGACGGCGGTTCGTGCGGCGCGAAGTCACCGCGGGCTAGCCGGACGAGCCGCGTGACCTGTCCCCCGGTTCTCCCTTGGGACCGGGTCACGCGGCCCTGCGACTATCCGTCCCAATTCCATGCGGGAAATCCCTTAGACACTCCCACCGTGAGTGTCTGCGCTGCGCGTCATTCGCGTCATTGATAAGGTGTTCCTTGGCATTCCAGCCAATCCGCCTATAGTCCGAATTAGCTTGGAACCATTGGATTCGCAGGATCAGCGATTGTTGGAGGACCTGCGGGCCCGACTCGACCTTGTCGAGCCGGGGGTGGATGTGATGCCCGCCCTGGTGGAGGCCTTGCGGGAAGCCCTGCGCGCGGAGCGCAGCCTCGCGTATGGCGTGGACATCGGGCCCGAGCGCTACCAGGTGAGCTACCTGCACTCCTCCGGCTTCTCCCTGTCGCCGGAGACGGCCTACGCCTCCCTGGACGGCTTCGTCGGAACCCGGCGCGATCCCTGGGGGTACTTCAACCCCGCCAACCCCCAGCCCTCCCAGCGCAACCGCGAGCTGCAGTTCCAGGCGCCCGGGCTGGAGTCCGCGCCTCCGGTCGCGCCGCGGGATGACCGGTTCACCCTCTGGAAGACGCTCGGAATCCCCTCGGAGGAGCAGGCGCGGATCCAGACCCAGGTGCGCGCCTCCATCGGAGGCTTCCTCCAGGAGTGCGGACTGGAGCGGATGATGTTCCTGCGCGTGCTCGTCTGCGACGGCCCGGCCCTGCTGGGGTGGGTGGGGGCGATGCGCTCGGAGCCCTTCAACCCGCGGGAGCTGCACCTGCTGCGCGAGCTCATCCCCTCGCTGCAGCGCCGGCTGGCGCTGGATGCGCGTCTGCGCGAGGCGGGGATGCTCCACGCGGCCCTCGAGGCGTCGCTGGAGTCGCTCGGCCAGGCGGCGTACGTGGTGACGGCCAACGGCCGCGTGGCGTTCGCCAACAGCATGGGGCGGGCCCGGCTCGAGCAGGACGCCGGACTCGTGGCGGAGGCCCTGAAGAAGCACCTGCGGGGCGAGCCGACCGGCGCGGAGCTGAGCTTCACCCCGTTGCGCCTCACCGGCACGCCCGCGCACTACCTGGCCATCGTCCAGGCCGAGCCCCAGCATGCCCTCGCCCGCGTGCATGCGCTCAGCTCCGGCTGGGGGCTCACGGCCCGGGAGATGGAGGTGCTCGGCCGGCTCGTGCGCGGTGAGTCCAACAAGGCCATCGCCCTGCACCTGGGCTGCGCGGAGCGCACCGTGGAGGTGCACGTCACCCGCATCCTCGCCAAGGCCCAGGTGGAGAGCCGCTCGGCGCTCATCGCCAAGTGCTTCCTGGCCTCCTGAGCGGGGCGGGCAACCGGGCACCGGACAACACCGGCACGGGACACCGGCCGCATCGGCTCGCGGGCGGGACTAGGATGGGGCCGTGAGCTCCCCTCGCGTCCAGTCCGCTCTCGCCCGCGCCACCGAGGCCGTCCGCCGTGGCCCCCACTCCACGCCGCCCGATGGCCAGCGCCGCCCCGTGCGCCTCGCCATCGGGGACCCCCAGGCGGACTTCACCCGCTTCCTCGCCATCCTCGACCACCATGGGCTGCTCGGCCCGGAGGGGTGGCTGCGGCCCGAGGTGCAGCTGCTCTCGGTGGGGGACCACTTCGACTGGGGCAAGCCCGCCGAGCGCGAGGAGGCGGCCACGAGCGCGCTGCGGCTGGTGGCGTGGATGGCGGCGCACCCGGCGGACCAGGCGGTGCTGCTGCTGGGCAACCACGACCTGGGCCGCGTGGGCGAGCTCGCCGGCTTCACCGACGCGCGCTTCGCCGCCGCCCAGGCGGAGGCGGACGGCATCTACCGGGGAGAGGACACCGACGAGGCCCGCGAGCGCGACTTCCTCACCCGCTACCCGGAGCTGCCCAACGTGGAGCTGGCGGCCCGCGACTTCGGCAATTTCCGCGAGGTGCAGCGCGACTGGGTGGCGTCCCTGCTGCGCGCCGGGCGCTTCCGGGTGGCCCACGCCGCGGCGGAGCACCTGCTCGTGCTGCACGCGGGCGTCACGCAAGAGGACCTGCGCGTGGTGGGCCTGTCCGAGTCCCACCAGGCCCACGCGCCCACGGTGGCGGACGCGCTGAACCGGGCGCTCGACACCGCGGTGGCCGCCTGGAAGCAAGGGCCCTTCTCCATGCCCGGGCTGTACCAGCCCGGCAGCGCCGCGTATGGCGAGGGCCGCGGCATCTTCTACCACCGCCCCAGCCTGCTCCCCGAGGACGCCGCCCACCGCGCCGCCACGCCCCGGCGCCGGTTCGATCCGCGCCGGCTTCCTCCCGGCCTCACCCAGGTGGTGGGCCACACGCGCGACAAGCGCAGCCGCGAGCTGCTCGCCCTGCCCCGCGAGGGTGCCCGGGATGGAGCGCTGCGCCACCTCGTCACCGACGGCACCACGCTCCAGTACAGCCTCGGCCCCCCACCGCCCACCGGCCCCGGCGAGGCGGTGCTCCTCTTCACCGACGGCGGCATGCGCGAGTCGCCCGTGGAGGCCTACGAGCTCCTCGACCTCGATGCCCGCGCACCCGCACGGCCGCTCGGCCACGCGCACCAGGAAGGACAGGGATGATGAGGACGACACGGAAACTCGTGGGGCTGGCGCTCGTGGGCAGCATGGGACTGGGCGGGTGTGCGGCGCCCCTGCGCACGTCCAACCCGGAGGCGCGGGCCGCCGAGGCGCGGTTCGCCGAGCACCCCGAGGGCCAGGAGGAGACCTCCCCCGAGCAGGCGCAGGCGGAGCGGGATGCCTTCGCCCGCCAGGCCATGGAGGCCCTGCGCTCCTCCGGCGAGACGCGTCCCATCCATTACGACGCCGAGGGCTTCCTGCTGCGGCTGGGGGACAAGGACGGGACCACGGTGTTCCTGGCCAACTTCTTCGATGAGTCCCTCGCCGTACCGCCGGAGAAGCGGGACGAGGTCTTCGCTCGCATCAGCCGCGTGCGGAGCATGCCGGACCTGCCGGCGACGCTCGCCGAGGCCCGGCAGAACCTGCTGCCCGTGGTGCGCAGCCGTACCTTCTTCGAGCAGCTCCATCTGGTGATGAAGGGACCGCCGGGCAAGCCGCCGCCCATCGCGTGGAAGCCGCTGGGAGGTTTCCTCGGCGTGGGGCTGGCCTTCGATGGGCCGGACACCCTGCGCTACCTCGGGCCCGACGAGCTGACGCGCTGGGACATCTCCTTCGAGCAGGCGCTCGGCATGGCCCTGGAGAACC
The sequence above is drawn from the Archangium gephyra genome and encodes:
- a CDS encoding helix-turn-helix transcriptional regulator; translated protein: MEPLDSQDQRLLEDLRARLDLVEPGVDVMPALVEALREALRAERSLAYGVDIGPERYQVSYLHSSGFSLSPETAYASLDGFVGTRRDPWGYFNPANPQPSQRNRELQFQAPGLESAPPVAPRDDRFTLWKTLGIPSEEQARIQTQVRASIGGFLQECGLERMMFLRVLVCDGPALLGWVGAMRSEPFNPRELHLLRELIPSLQRRLALDARLREAGMLHAALEASLESLGQAAYVVTANGRVAFANSMGRARLEQDAGLVAEALKKHLRGEPTGAELSFTPLRLTGTPAHYLAIVQAEPQHALARVHALSSGWGLTAREMEVLGRLVRGESNKAIALHLGCAERTVEVHVTRILAKAQVESRSALIAKCFLAS
- a CDS encoding metallophosphoesterase, producing the protein MSSPRVQSALARATEAVRRGPHSTPPDGQRRPVRLAIGDPQADFTRFLAILDHHGLLGPEGWLRPEVQLLSVGDHFDWGKPAEREEAATSALRLVAWMAAHPADQAVLLLGNHDLGRVGELAGFTDARFAAAQAEADGIYRGEDTDEARERDFLTRYPELPNVELAARDFGNFREVQRDWVASLLRAGRFRVAHAAAEHLLVLHAGVTQEDLRVVGLSESHQAHAPTVADALNRALDTAVAAWKQGPFSMPGLYQPGSAAYGEGRGIFYHRPSLLPEDAAHRAATPRRRFDPRRLPPGLTQVVGHTRDKRSRELLALPREGARDGALRHLVTDGTTLQYSLGPPPPTGPGEAVLLFTDGGMRESPVEAYELLDLDARAPARPLGHAHQEGQG